The Chitinophagales bacterium genome has a window encoding:
- a CDS encoding right-handed parallel beta-helix repeat-containing protein, whose amino-acid sequence MKQLLIFTKTKLPVRRIFVNKKDRFFSICFFLVMLMAYSRSDAQFLTAASYPFTASSKTFTYLSGGTSVNTQADDKTATGIPIGFTFNYCGNAYTTVSACSNGWMAFGTKTSTQYSNSKANASSITPMLMPLWDDLQGAGSVTTYLTAGAPGERVFTFEWRNTRPLSSTANPEITMQIKLYEGDDAIEFIYKQEVGTASFSSATIGIVGNNNNDFQTLNNSSASPVPSTSTFTTNITAKPATGQSYLWGYIRKGYNNAATTNIASPNTAFCPNVTLPVEVTISNNGKNIINNVEVHWKLDNIVQPTINWSTAIGTLGSSGGNSAIVSLGNVFFGTAPRTLEIYTSLPNGVADTVNGDDTLKVVLGAALNGTYTVGGSNPDFPDVVTAANTVSQFGVCGPVVFNVRPGTYSQGTAVLTSILGSSTTNTVTFQAENGIASSVNLSGPGTVLSMKGASHVRMKNMTFTTIALAYGVTMEGSVSDDMFEGCNFNAPTSASTASAAFVATSLSGTNTDITFKDNTISGGYYGFVWDGNSGNYTQNLLVEHNTISQYYYFGAYFYNTKELKVKNNTLNGTNTSYYNMYAAYSQNAPEITGNRINNNYGYGLLMDYVSGVSTSNKGIIANNAVTMIGGNSNYGGIYINYPNSIMMYNNTVLATGTYSTCLTFGLYMSSGYSNNEIYNNVSSNTGGGYAVYIDNSGTNNIIDYNNWYTSAGSNGFYYNGTRADFAAYRTASSTDKHSWNYNPELKNDGSPDPNKAGCWAINGRALHIDGNDKDINGNNRVTLRQDGTPDIGAFEFLPDVLPPTATVTPSSADKGDTQVFMFGGNEIGSITWGQNAQVVPLEVRQYSGEKGTGIAAAAAPYGSMYFHTDVASLGTGTTFDFALDVNYQDIWLGDIANEANLRTAHKVPGYQWMVYNGILSTVNTPAKKITAGRVNRFGSFTGLENGSVPSAFVIPQDKTIICIGTSVLLDAEPKDGDFYEWFRNGSAIVGASGANVTTYSATQQGDYSVKITYSGKVVESVPVTVTTIAPPNAVIAANGNLTYCTGNGLTLNAGNVSGITYQWQLNGVDIPGATANTYAVTQAGVYRVQVENVACASVSTPTTITAGPLKVNLGNDTSYCEVKDVFAKLDAGYPGAKYLWSTGDTTQKIEVRKSGKYTVHVDAGPNCVDDDDITVNIDPLPTASGISFVQNGNDYQFFASGPVNVTGVMWIFSDGTMTTVNNPVRTISGDLYVRLVLFNNCGTDTLQLGWPLTVDNAVSANSDLTIYPNPATENITVNAGAVKLQSVEVLNVMGAVVYTAKVNNTPTYKINVTGMANGQYILRAVTESGTVTRKFDVVR is encoded by the coding sequence ATGAAACAGCTACTAATTTTCACCAAAACAAAATTGCCTGTTAGGCGTATTTTTGTCAACAAAAAAGATAGATTTTTTTCTATTTGCTTTTTCCTGGTCATGTTAATGGCGTATAGCCGGTCCGACGCACAGTTCCTCACAGCAGCATCCTATCCATTTACAGCATCCTCAAAAACGTTCACCTATCTATCCGGTGGTACATCGGTCAACACTCAGGCCGATGATAAAACAGCAACAGGTATACCAATAGGGTTTACGTTCAACTATTGTGGTAATGCATATACTACTGTAAGTGCATGTTCTAATGGATGGATGGCATTTGGTACAAAAACAAGTACTCAATATAGCAACAGTAAAGCTAATGCATCATCAATTACTCCGATGCTCATGCCTTTGTGGGATGACCTGCAGGGTGCAGGTAGTGTGACTACTTATTTGACTGCAGGAGCGCCTGGGGAGCGTGTGTTTACTTTCGAGTGGAGAAATACAAGACCTTTATCATCAACGGCCAACCCTGAAATTACTATGCAGATAAAATTGTATGAAGGTGACGATGCGATAGAATTTATTTACAAACAAGAAGTAGGTACTGCATCCTTCTCTTCAGCCACCATTGGTATAGTAGGTAATAATAACAACGATTTCCAGACATTGAATAATTCATCTGCGAGTCCTGTACCGTCTACCTCAACGTTTACAACTAATATTACTGCAAAACCGGCAACTGGTCAGAGTTATCTTTGGGGCTATATCAGGAAGGGTTATAACAATGCGGCGACCACTAATATCGCCAGCCCTAACACAGCATTTTGCCCTAATGTCACATTGCCTGTAGAAGTAACGATCAGTAATAATGGTAAGAATATCATTAATAATGTAGAGGTACACTGGAAGCTTGATAATATAGTTCAGCCAACGATCAACTGGAGTACAGCTATCGGTACACTCGGTAGTTCAGGAGGTAACTCTGCTATAGTATCACTCGGCAATGTTTTCTTTGGCACAGCTCCGCGTACGTTGGAAATTTATACATCTTTACCGAATGGTGTTGCCGATACCGTAAACGGTGATGATACATTAAAAGTAGTGTTAGGTGCTGCATTAAATGGTACATATACTGTTGGGGGTAGCAATCCTGATTTCCCGGATGTGGTAACAGCAGCAAATACCGTTTCTCAATTTGGTGTTTGCGGACCTGTTGTGTTCAATGTGCGTCCCGGCACATATAGTCAGGGAACGGCTGTTTTAACAAGTATTCTGGGTTCTAGTACAACTAATACTGTAACCTTCCAGGCAGAGAACGGTATTGCATCTTCTGTTAACTTGTCTGGCCCCGGAACTGTGTTGTCAATGAAAGGGGCAAGCCATGTGAGAATGAAGAACATGACCTTTACTACAATAGCTTTGGCATATGGTGTAACAATGGAAGGATCCGTTTCTGATGATATGTTTGAAGGTTGTAATTTCAATGCACCAACATCAGCATCTACAGCCAGTGCTGCCTTCGTAGCTACAAGTCTTTCCGGAACTAATACAGATATTACGTTTAAAGACAACACGATCTCGGGTGGATATTATGGATTTGTTTGGGATGGTAATTCAGGAAACTATACACAGAACCTTTTGGTAGAGCATAATACGATCTCTCAATACTATTATTTCGGAGCGTATTTTTATAATACAAAAGAACTGAAAGTAAAAAATAATACGCTCAACGGTACCAACACTTCATATTATAATATGTATGCTGCTTATTCGCAGAATGCTCCCGAAATAACCGGGAACAGGATCAATAATAACTACGGATACGGATTATTAATGGATTATGTAAGTGGTGTAAGTACCTCTAATAAAGGTATCATTGCAAACAATGCCGTTACTATGATCGGCGGCAATTCGAATTATGGAGGTATATACATCAACTATCCTAACAGCATCATGATGTACAACAATACTGTGCTGGCAACAGGTACATATAGTACTTGCCTTACTTTTGGTTTGTATATGTCCTCAGGATACAGCAACAACGAGATATATAATAACGTCTCATCAAACACAGGTGGTGGTTATGCTGTATATATAGATAATTCAGGTACTAATAACATAATCGATTACAACAACTGGTATACATCAGCAGGATCTAATGGTTTCTATTACAATGGTACAAGGGCCGACTTTGCTGCATACAGAACGGCATCCAGCACAGACAAACATTCGTGGAACTATAATCCGGAGCTGAAAAATGATGGATCTCCAGATCCAAACAAAGCAGGTTGCTGGGCGATAAACGGTCGTGCTTTGCACATTGATGGTAATGACAAAGATATTAATGGTAATAACCGTGTGACACTGAGACAGGACGGTACTCCGGACATTGGCGCTTTCGAATTCTTGCCCGATGTTCTGCCTCCGACAGCAACTGTTACGCCGTCTAGTGCCGATAAAGGTGATACACAGGTGTTTATGTTTGGTGGTAATGAGATAGGTTCTATTACCTGGGGACAGAATGCACAAGTTGTACCGTTAGAAGTACGTCAGTATAGTGGTGAAAAAGGCACAGGTATTGCAGCAGCAGCAGCTCCTTATGGCAGCATGTATTTCCATACAGATGTTGCATCGCTGGGTACAGGCACTACGTTTGACTTTGCACTTGACGTGAACTACCAGGATATTTGGTTAGGCGATATTGCAAATGAGGCTAACCTACGCACAGCACATAAAGTACCGGGTTATCAATGGATGGTCTATAATGGTATCTTGAGTACTGTCAATACCCCTGCTAAAAAGATTACTGCCGGCAGGGTCAACAGGTTTGGATCATTTACAGGTCTTGAAAATGGAAGCGTTCCTTCTGCATTTGTAATACCTCAGGATAAAACGATCATATGTATCGGTACATCAGTATTGCTGGACGCAGAACCGAAAGATGGCGACTTTTATGAATGGTTCAGGAATGGATCTGCTATTGTGGGTGCCTCCGGAGCTAACGTAACAACTTATAGTGCTACTCAGCAGGGTGATTATAGTGTAAAAATCACATATAGCGGTAAAGTGGTTGAATCTGTTCCGGTAACAGTGACAACAATCGCTCCTCCAAATGCGGTAATAGCTGCTAACGGAAACCTTACTTACTGTACAGGTAATGGATTAACACTCAATGCCGGTAATGTATCAGGCATTACATACCAGTGGCAATTGAATGGGGTTGATATACCGGGTGCCACCGCGAATACTTATGCGGTTACACAGGCTGGAGTGTATCGCGTGCAGGTTGAGAATGTTGCCTGCGCCAGTGTATCTACACCTACTACGATAACTGCAGGTCCTTTGAAAGTAAACCTGGGTAATGATACCAGCTATTGTGAAGTGAAAGATGTCTTTGCCAAACTGGATGCAGGTTATCCAGGAGCTAAATATCTGTGGAGTACAGGAGATACAACGCAAAAAATTGAAGTAAGAAAAAGTGGTAAATATACAGTTCATGTAGACGCAGGACCTAATTGCGTAGACGATGACGATATCACTGTCAATATCGACCCTTTGCCTACAGCTTCTGGTATATCTTTTGTTCAGAATGGTAACGATTATCAATTCTTTGCAAGCGGACCTGTAAATGTTACAGGAGTAATGTGGATATTCAGCGATGGTACAATGACTACTGTAAATAATCCAGTAAGAACCATATCCGGAGATCTATATGTACGATTGGTATTATTCAATAACTGCGGCACTGATACGCTACAGCTTGGATGGCCTCTTACGGTTGATAACGCTGTATCTGCTAATTCTGACCTGACTATTTATCCAAACCCTGCTACTGAAAATATAACTGTAAACGCAGGTGCTGTTAAGCTTCAGTCTGTTGAAGTCTTAAATGTCATGGGAGCAGTTGTGTATACCGCTAAAGTAAATAACACCCCTACTTACAAAATAAATGTGACAGGTATGGCAAACGGACAGTACATTTTACGCGCTGTTACCGAATCTGGTACCGTCACCAGGAAGTTTGATGTAGTACGGTAG